The following proteins are co-located in the Hemitrygon akajei unplaced genomic scaffold, sHemAka1.3 Scf000161, whole genome shotgun sequence genome:
- the LOC140724098 gene encoding uncharacterized protein: MAHQRVHTGERTFTCSDCGKGFTRSSQLKVHQRVHTGERPFTCSYCGKGFTQSSHLKVHQRVHTGERPFTCSDCGKGFTCSSQLKVHQRVHTGERPFTCSVCGMGFTSSSKLKIHQRVHTGERPFTCSDCGKGFTCSSDLMAHQRVHTGERPFTCSDCEKGFPCSSQLKVHQRVHTGERPFTCSDCGKGFTRSSQLKVHQRVHTGERPFTCLDCGKGFTRSSQLMVHQRAHTGERPLTCLDCGRGFISSSNLKVHQRVHTGERPFTCSDCGKGFTRSSDLMVHQLVHTGERPFSCSDCGKGFTRSSQLKVHQRVHTGERPFTCSYCGTGFTQSSSLMKHQRVHTGERPFTCSDCGKGFICSSNLKTHQQVHTGERPFTCSDCGKGFIRSSYLMAHQRVHTGERPFTCSDCGKGFPCSSQLRVHQRVHTGERPFTCSDCGKGFPCSSQLRVHQQVHTGERPFTCSDCGKGFTCSSQLRVHQRVHTGERPFTCSDCGKGFTQSSELKVHQRVHTGERPFTCSDCGKGFTQSSQLRVHQRVHTGERPFTCSVCGKGFTWSSQLQRHQRVHTGQWPITCSAIGKSFSQPNHPTVHH, encoded by the exons atggctcaccagcgagttcacactggggagaggacgttcacctgctcggactgtgggaagggattcactcggtcatcccaactgaaggtacatcagcgagttcacactggggagaggccattcacctgctcgtactgtgggaagggattcactcagtcatcccatctgaaggtacaccagcgagttcacactggggagaggccgttcacctgctcagactgtgggaagggattcacttgctcatcccaactgaaggtacatcagcgagttcacactggtgagcggccgttcacctgctcagtctgtgggatgggattcactagctcatctaaactgaaaatacatcagcgagttcatactggagagaggccgttcacctgctcagactgtgggaagggattcacttgctcatctgacctaatggcacaccagcgagttcacactggggagaggccattcacatgctcgGACTGCGAGAAGGGATtcccttgctcatcccaactgaaggtacatcagcgagttcacactggggagaggccgttcacctgctcagactgtgggaagggattcactcggtcatctcaactgaaggtacatcagcgagttcacactggggagaggccgttcacctgcttagactgtgggaagggattcactcggtcatctcaactgatggtacatcagcgagctcacactggggagaggccattaacctgcttagactgtgggaggggattcatttcctcatctaacctgaaggtacatcagcgagttcacactggagagaggccgttcacctgctcagactgtggaaagggattcactcggtcatctgacctaatggtacaccagctagttcacacgggggagaggccgttctcctgctcagactgtgggaagggattcactcggtcatctcaactgaaggtacatcagagagttcacactggagagaggccattcacctgctcatactgtgggacaggattcactcagtcatcctccctaatgaaacaccagcgagttcacaccggggagcggccgttcacctgctcggactgtgggaagggattcatttgctcatctaacctgaagacacatcagcaagttcatactggtgagaggccattcacctgctcagactgtgggaagggattcattcggtcgtCTTACCtgatggctcaccagcgagttcacactggggagaggccgttcacctgctcagactgtgggaagggattcccttgctcatcccaactgagggtacaccagcgagttcacactggcgagcggccgttcacctgctcagactgtgggaagggattcccttgctcatcccaactgagggtacatcagcaagttcacactggggagaggccgttcacctgctcagactgtgggaaggggttcacttgctcatcccaactgagggtacatcagcgagttcacactggtgagaggccattcacctgctcagactgtgggaagggattcactcagtcatctgaactgaag gtacatcagcgagttcacactggggagaggccattcacctgctcagactgtgggaagggattcactcagtcatctcaactgagggtacatcagcgagttcacactggggagaggccgttcacctgctcagtctgtgggaagggattcacttggtcatctcaactacagagacaccagcgagttcacactgggcagtgGCCGATCACCTGCTCAGCCATTGGGAAGAgtttctctcagccaaatcacCCAACTGTGCATCATTGA